One Flavobacterium sp. 90 DNA segment encodes these proteins:
- a CDS encoding B12-binding domain-containing radical SAM protein, whose protein sequence is MKTKLFVVTPPFTQLNTPYPATAYIKGFLNTKNIESVQADLGIDVILELFSKKGLIDLFLYSEKLFDNLSSRAESKDDVSDNSKRIFALQDEYIKTIDAVIQFLQGKNPTLALQICQEDFLPEASRFAQLEELDWAFGTMGTQDKAKHLATLYLEDISDFIVECVDENFGFSRYAERLGRSANSFDELYEALQQKPTYIDSILISILKAKIEAVKPTFFLISVPFPGNLYSAFRCAQWIKQNHPEIKISMGGGFPNTELRSLSDARVFEFFDFITLDDGEVPIEELVENLSSRAESRDEKRYKRTFLLEDGKVVYKNNSLKHDYKQAYVGTPDYSDLPLDKYISVIEIVNPMHRMWSDGRWNKLTMAHGCYWGKCTFCDISLDYIKVYEPVAANLLCDRMEDMMQQTGQNGFHFVDEAAPPALMRALALEILRRKLAVTWWTNIRFEKSFSKDLCLLLKASGCIAVSGGLEVASDRLLKLIDKGVTVEQVAKVTRNFTEAGIMVHAYLMYGYPTQTIQETVDSLEMVRQLFEAGILQSGFWHQFAMTAHSPVGLYPEKFGVTKKTEAIGTFANNDIDYTDSTGINHDKFSFGLKKSLFNFMHGICFDYELQDWFDFKIPKTKIDPDFIFNALDEGNDFNTKPNAKVVWLGGKPSVEHFTKSKKGRTWEMMTFTFHDKKESFNIQTNKEEGEWLVDILAKITISNAKNYTFQEVKTDFETSLEDFELFWYSKPINTLREFGLLVL, encoded by the coding sequence TTGAAAACCAAACTCTTCGTCGTTACGCCTCCTTTTACGCAATTGAATACACCTTATCCAGCGACAGCGTATATAAAAGGATTTCTAAACACTAAAAATATCGAATCGGTTCAGGCTGATTTAGGTATCGATGTGATATTGGAATTGTTTTCGAAGAAAGGATTGATTGATTTGTTTCTTTATTCTGAGAAACTTTTTGATAATTTGTCATCCAGAGCGGAGTCGAAGGATGACGTTTCAGATAACTCCAAACGTATTTTTGCTTTACAAGACGAATACATCAAAACTATTGACGCTGTAATTCAGTTTTTGCAAGGAAAAAATCCAACGTTGGCATTACAAATTTGTCAGGAAGATTTTCTGCCCGAAGCTTCACGATTTGCACAATTAGAAGAACTGGATTGGGCTTTTGGAACAATGGGAACGCAAGACAAAGCCAAACACTTGGCGACTTTGTATCTCGAAGATATTTCGGATTTTATTGTAGAATGTGTAGATGAAAATTTTGGCTTTAGCCGATATGCCGAACGTTTAGGACGAAGCGCCAATTCGTTTGATGAATTATACGAAGCTTTACAACAAAAACCGACTTATATCGATTCGATTTTAATTTCGATTTTAAAAGCAAAAATTGAAGCCGTAAAACCGACGTTTTTTTTAATTTCAGTTCCCTTTCCGGGGAATTTATATAGCGCTTTTCGTTGCGCACAATGGATAAAACAAAACCATCCTGAAATTAAAATTTCAATGGGTGGAGGTTTTCCAAATACCGAATTACGCTCGCTTTCTGATGCACGTGTTTTCGAATTTTTCGATTTCATCACTTTGGATGACGGAGAAGTTCCGATAGAAGAACTTGTTGAAAATTTGTCATCCCGAGCGGAGTCGAGGGACGAGAAGCGTTACAAAAGAACTTTTCTTTTAGAAGACGGAAAAGTTGTTTACAAAAACAATTCCTTAAAGCACGATTATAAACAAGCTTACGTAGGAACGCCGGATTACTCCGATTTGCCTTTGGATAAATATATTTCGGTAATCGAAATTGTCAATCCAATGCACAGAATGTGGAGTGACGGTCGATGGAATAAGCTCACAATGGCGCACGGTTGTTATTGGGGAAAATGTACTTTTTGTGATATTTCATTAGATTATATAAAAGTTTACGAACCTGTTGCTGCCAATTTATTGTGTGATCGAATGGAAGACATGATGCAGCAAACCGGTCAAAATGGTTTTCATTTTGTAGACGAAGCTGCGCCACCTGCTTTAATGCGAGCTTTGGCTTTGGAAATTTTACGCCGAAAACTTGCTGTAACGTGGTGGACAAACATTCGATTTGAAAAAAGTTTCTCCAAAGATTTATGTCTTTTATTGAAAGCTTCTGGTTGTATTGCCGTTTCCGGAGGTTTAGAAGTAGCTTCTGATCGTTTATTAAAATTAATAGACAAAGGCGTAACCGTTGAACAAGTAGCAAAAGTTACCCGAAATTTCACCGAAGCAGGAATCATGGTTCATGCGTATTTGATGTACGGATATCCAACACAAACGATTCAGGAAACCGTTGATAGTCTCGAAATGGTGCGTCAATTGTTTGAAGCCGGAATTTTGCAATCAGGTTTCTGGCATCAATTTGCGATGACCGCGCATAGTCCGGTTGGTTTATATCCGGAGAAATTTGGAGTGACGAAAAAAACCGAAGCAATTGGAACTTTTGCAAACAATGATATTGATTATACAGATTCTACAGGAATCAATCACGATAAATTCAGCTTTGGATTAAAGAAATCACTCTTCAATTTCATGCACGGAATTTGTTTTGATTATGAATTGCAAGATTGGTTCGACTTTAAAATTCCAAAAACAAAAATTGATCCCGATTTTATTTTTAATGCACTTGATGAAGGAAATGATTTTAATACAAAACCAAACGCAAAAGTCGTTTGGTTAGGCGGAAAACCTTCTGTAGAACATTTTACAAAATCTAAAAAAGGAAGAACATGGGAAATGATGACTTTTACTTTTCATGATAAAAAGGAAAGTTTTAACATTCAAACCAACAAAGAAGAAGGCGAATGGCTTGTAGATATTTTGGCTAAAATCACAATTTCGAATGCTAAAAACTATACTTTTCAAGAAGTAAAAACTGATTTTGAAACCAGCTTAGAGGATTTTGAATTGTTCTGGTATTCAAAACCTATTAATACATTGCGAGAATTTGGATTGTTGGTTTTGTAA
- a CDS encoding MBL fold metallo-hydrolase, translating into MKLHHLRNATLVIETDQHVILVDPMLGKRKTIPPFTFFRYKPKRNPLVSLPKNSRDILSRVTHCLITHLHPDHIDKAGEVFLRRKSISVICNAKDEKVLAKRGLNITQTLDYWEPQPFLDGKITGIPAIHGYGFVAKLMGNVMGFHLELPNEKSIYISSDTIFTEHVEKVLVEFKPDIATVACGTARLDIGQPLLMRMNDILKFAALAPGKVFANHLEALNHCPTTREQLKAALAENDLLSKTAIPNDGTYVEY; encoded by the coding sequence ATGAAATTACATCATTTACGTAACGCGACTTTAGTTATTGAAACTGATCAACATGTAATTTTAGTTGATCCTATGTTAGGAAAGAGAAAAACGATTCCGCCATTTACCTTTTTTCGTTATAAACCAAAGAGAAATCCATTAGTTTCTTTACCAAAAAACAGTCGGGATATTTTGAGTCGGGTTACACATTGTTTGATCACACATTTGCATCCTGATCATATTGACAAAGCCGGAGAAGTTTTCCTGAGACGTAAAAGCATTTCTGTTATTTGTAATGCAAAGGATGAAAAAGTTCTGGCTAAAAGAGGTTTAAACATTACTCAAACTTTAGATTATTGGGAACCTCAACCTTTTCTGGACGGAAAAATTACCGGAATTCCTGCGATCCATGGATATGGTTTTGTTGCAAAATTGATGGGAAATGTAATGGGTTTTCATCTTGAACTTCCAAATGAAAAATCAATTTATATAAGCTCTGATACTATTTTTACAGAACACGTCGAAAAAGTTTTAGTCGAATTTAAACCAGATATTGCAACAGTTGCCTGCGGAACTGCGAGATTAGATATTGGTCAGCCTTTATTAATGAGAATGAATGATATTTTGAAATTTGCGGCTCTTGCTCCGGGGAAAGTTTTTGCGAATCATCTGGAAGCTTTAAATCATTGTCCAACAACCCGAGAACAACTAAAAGCGGCTTTGGCTGAAAATGATCTTTTGTCTAAAACTGCTATTCCTAATGATGGAACTTATGTAGAGTATTGA
- a CDS encoding response regulator transcription factor produces MKQFKILYTEDDETLAFLTKDNLEQNNYHVTHCSDGNLGLEAFKKENFDICIFDIMMPKKDGFELATEVRKANTDIPIIFLSAKTLKEDRIKGLRLGADDYLVKPFSIEELLLKIEIFLKRSQKNVPTEKNVYEIGKYQFDTNNFILFNESEKISLTQREAELLKLFLDNKNSVLKREQILTSLWGTDDYFMGRSLDVFISRLRKILSNEKGISIENLHGIGFRFTM; encoded by the coding sequence ATGAAACAATTCAAAATACTTTATACCGAAGACGACGAAACTCTGGCGTTCTTAACCAAAGATAATTTAGAACAAAACAACTATCATGTTACACATTGTTCTGATGGTAATTTAGGTTTGGAAGCCTTTAAAAAAGAAAATTTTGACATTTGTATCTTTGATATAATGATGCCCAAAAAAGATGGTTTTGAATTGGCAACCGAAGTTAGAAAAGCCAATACTGACATTCCGATTATTTTTCTTTCGGCAAAAACTTTAAAAGAAGATCGTATAAAAGGATTACGTCTTGGCGCCGATGATTATTTGGTGAAGCCTTTTAGTATCGAAGAATTACTATTGAAAATTGAGATTTTCTTAAAACGTTCGCAGAAAAATGTTCCAACAGAAAAGAATGTATACGAAATTGGGAAATATCAGTTTGACACCAATAATTTCATTCTTTTTAATGAAAGTGAAAAAATCAGCCTTACGCAACGTGAAGCTGAGTTACTGAAATTATTTCTTGATAATAAAAATTCGGTTTTAAAAAGAGAACAAATTCTGACTTCACTTTGGGGAACGGATGATTATTTTATGGGAAGAAGTCTGGATGTTTTTATTTCGCGTCTGCGTAAAATTTTATCTAATGAAAAAGGAATTTCTATAGAAAACCTACACGGAATTGGTTTTAGATTTACGATGTAG
- a CDS encoding HAMP domain-containing sensor histidine kinase, which yields MKINKLNSIILLGLVAIISILVAQLLWTKEAFTLEQKKLSQKANIALLEVARKLYEGKDHESSCQNPVQKISNDYYIVNVNNAFEPDILEFYLRAEFKKMNITTDFEFAMYNCQSDEMVYGKYISFTDKEKAKRTVSFPKHKNLVYYFAVRFPNETTYLFSSMRFWFVLSIALIFILLIYVYSIFTLLQQKKYSELQRDFINNMTHEFKTPLSSILIASKYLIEQNPIKDDKKLYTYTDIIINQSNKLNHHIEKILNIAKSDYTPLELKKETVLIVPIIEEVIENIQLKYPEASIKIEKQSDEYAIETDVFHFSNLVYNLLDNAVKYCSQKPEITIKIAVENSTLKLQFIDNGIGIASKNISFIFDKFYRAQNEKSNEVNGFGLGLYYVKEICNLHNWKIKAENNLENGTTITLSIPYKK from the coding sequence TTGAAAATCAACAAACTTAATAGTATTATCCTTCTGGGACTTGTCGCCATTATTAGCATATTGGTGGCGCAATTGCTATGGACTAAAGAGGCTTTTACTTTAGAACAAAAAAAACTAAGTCAGAAGGCAAATATTGCTTTACTTGAAGTCGCCAGAAAATTATACGAGGGAAAAGATCATGAATCTTCTTGCCAAAATCCTGTTCAGAAAATTTCGAATGATTATTATATTGTCAATGTCAATAATGCTTTTGAACCGGATATTTTAGAGTTTTATTTGAGAGCCGAATTCAAAAAAATGAACATTACAACTGATTTTGAATTTGCGATGTACAATTGCCAAAGTGACGAAATGGTGTATGGAAAATATATTTCTTTTACAGATAAAGAGAAAGCAAAAAGAACTGTTTCGTTCCCAAAACATAAAAATTTAGTCTACTATTTTGCGGTTCGTTTTCCTAATGAAACCACTTATTTATTCAGTTCGATGCGTTTTTGGTTTGTGCTTTCTATTGCGCTTATTTTTATTTTATTGATTTATGTTTATTCGATTTTTACGCTTTTACAGCAAAAGAAATATTCTGAATTGCAACGCGATTTTATCAATAATATGACGCACGAGTTTAAAACTCCTTTGTCTTCGATTTTAATTGCTTCGAAATATTTAATTGAACAGAATCCTATTAAAGATGATAAGAAACTTTATACTTATACTGACATTATTATCAATCAAAGCAACAAACTGAATCATCATATTGAAAAGATTCTAAACATTGCCAAGTCTGATTATACTCCATTAGAACTAAAAAAAGAAACTGTTTTAATTGTTCCTATTATTGAAGAAGTGATTGAAAATATTCAGTTAAAATATCCTGAAGCTTCAATTAAAATTGAAAAACAATCGGATGAATATGCAATAGAAACAGATGTTTTTCATTTCTCCAATCTGGTTTATAATTTATTGGATAATGCTGTAAAATATTGCAGTCAAAAACCCGAAATCACCATTAAAATAGCAGTAGAAAATTCGACTTTGAAACTACAATTTATTGATAACGGAATTGGGATTGCTTCTAAAAACATTTCGTTTATCTTTGATAAGTTTTACCGCGCTCAAAACGAAAAAAGCAATGAAGTAAATGGTTTTGGACTTGGTTTGTATTATGTTAAAGAAATTTGCAACTTGCATAATTGGAAAATCAAAGCCGAAAATAATTTAGAAAATGGCACAACAATAACCTTGTCAATTCCTTATAAAAAATGA
- a CDS encoding DUF1573 domain-containing protein, with protein MRIIKISMLALALGLMSFSAIAPVKALVCETKTTTFDASTIVWKTETIDVGQIPQGTPKAIVYEFKNTGKTAVVITNVQGSCGCTATDYTKEPILPGKTAKVTATYNAANKGGFTKTVTVTTSAETAPKILTLKGTVI; from the coding sequence ATGAGAATTATTAAAATTTCGATGTTAGCACTAGCTTTAGGACTAATGTCTTTTTCAGCAATTGCACCGGTAAAAGCATTAGTTTGCGAAACTAAAACAACAACTTTTGATGCTTCAACTATTGTTTGGAAAACAGAAACTATTGACGTTGGACAAATTCCACAAGGAACTCCAAAAGCGATTGTTTACGAATTCAAAAACACAGGAAAAACTGCTGTTGTAATTACAAATGTTCAGGGATCTTGTGGTTGTACTGCAACAGATTATACAAAAGAGCCAATTTTACCTGGTAAAACGGCTAAAGTAACAGCAACTTATAATGCTGCAAATAAAGGTGGTTTTACAAAAACAGTTACTGTAACAACAAGTGCTGAAACAGCACCAAAAATCCTTACTTTAAAAGGAACGGTTATTTAA
- a CDS encoding L,D-transpeptidase family protein yields the protein MKILYSLAAVTLIFVAVSCNSKGEKKEEELKKTVEKVIPELKISIDSSKIAAFYQAYPKLDKFQNDVFALYKKNKSTQLWLDNKGIVEFASTLFNKYKGLDREGLKANFPYNEKINPIFDHIADNKLSKADTDLMITNLYFYYVQKVSGVDEKTTKSLEWLLPRKKVNYQVFSDSIYNKATISDDKKSKMFSQYYKLRDALHEYREIEKKGGWKTIEVGEDFKSLKIGDSVPAIGQIRERLYISGDLKENTKSNICDSTLIGSIKNFESHHGLTPKNIILPEHIAELNIPVSDRIKTIIANMERCRWIDPALEKGQEYIEVNIPEFRLYLIRDHQIAFVSPVVVGKAMTQTVIFSGMMNNIVFSPYWNVPTSIINKEIKPGMAKNKNYLAQKNLEWNNGAVRQLPGKNNSLGLVKFLFPNSNNIYLHDTPAKSLFERESRAFSHGCVRVGKPRDLAIELLKQDPSWTPARIDKAMHAGKESWYTLKKKVPVYIGYFTAWVDRKGNLNFYKDVYQRDESLIKLLTEE from the coding sequence ATGAAAATTTTGTATTCGCTTGCTGCTGTGACGCTTATTTTTGTTGCTGTTTCTTGTAATTCTAAAGGAGAAAAAAAGGAGGAAGAACTAAAAAAAACGGTAGAAAAAGTAATACCAGAACTAAAAATCTCAATCGATAGTTCCAAAATTGCTGCTTTTTATCAAGCCTATCCTAAATTGGATAAATTTCAGAATGATGTTTTTGCTTTATACAAGAAAAATAAATCTACTCAATTGTGGCTGGACAATAAAGGTATTGTTGAGTTTGCAAGTACTTTATTTAATAAATACAAAGGATTAGACCGAGAAGGATTAAAGGCAAATTTTCCGTATAACGAAAAAATCAATCCTATTTTTGATCATATCGCAGATAATAAATTATCTAAAGCTGATACTGATTTGATGATTACCAATTTGTATTTCTACTATGTTCAGAAAGTATCCGGTGTAGATGAGAAAACCACAAAATCATTAGAATGGCTTTTACCTCGAAAAAAAGTCAATTATCAGGTTTTTTCAGATTCCATTTATAATAAAGCGACTATAAGTGATGACAAAAAGAGCAAAATGTTCAGCCAATATTACAAACTTCGTGATGCACTTCACGAATATAGAGAAATTGAAAAAAAAGGAGGCTGGAAAACAATTGAAGTTGGCGAAGATTTTAAAAGCTTAAAAATCGGAGATTCTGTTCCTGCAATCGGGCAAATTAGAGAAAGGCTTTATATTTCCGGAGATCTTAAAGAAAATACCAAAAGCAATATTTGCGATTCGACTTTAATAGGATCTATTAAAAATTTTGAATCGCATCACGGATTAACTCCAAAAAATATAATCTTACCCGAACATATTGCCGAATTAAATATTCCGGTTTCAGATAGAATCAAAACGATTATTGCCAATATGGAGCGTTGCAGATGGATTGATCCTGCGCTCGAAAAAGGTCAGGAATATATAGAAGTTAATATTCCGGAGTTTAGATTGTATTTAATTCGCGATCATCAAATTGCTTTTGTATCACCGGTTGTAGTTGGAAAAGCAATGACGCAAACCGTTATTTTTAGCGGAATGATGAACAATATTGTTTTTAGTCCGTATTGGAATGTTCCAACGAGCATTATCAATAAAGAGATAAAACCCGGAATGGCAAAAAACAAAAATTATTTGGCTCAGAAAAATCTGGAGTGGAATAATGGTGCCGTTCGCCAGTTGCCTGGAAAAAATAATTCGCTTGGTTTGGTGAAATTTCTGTTCCCGAATTCCAATAATATTTATTTACACGATACACCCGCAAAAAGTTTGTTCGAGAGAGAAAGCAGAGCTTTTAGCCACGGATGTGTACGCGTAGGAAAACCAAGAGATTTAGCGATCGAACTTTTAAAACAAGATCCTTCGTGGACTCCCGCCCGAATTGACAAAGCAATGCACGCCGGAAAAGAAAGCTGGTACACCTTAAAAAAGAAAGTTCCTGTTTATATCGGATATTTTACGGCTTGGGTCGACAGAAAAGGAAATCTGAATTTTTATAAAGACGTTTATCAAAGAGACGAAAGTTTGATAAAACTACTTACAGAAGAATAA
- a CDS encoding C40 family peptidase, with amino-acid sequence MKSTLYVAFAAIFVFSSFTVKTKTTFESSSIKVTQNKIDRDSIILYAKQYLGTPYLYAGNDPKKGFDCSGFVNYVFKNYDITLPRSSSGFKNLGTKLSPEDFKVGDILVFYGYKNKTIVGHVGIICEANGMHSKFIHASSGKAGSVTISDLDSDHYSKRYYKCIDVISK; translated from the coding sequence ATGAAGTCAACCTTATATGTTGCATTTGCAGCAATTTTTGTATTCTCGTCCTTTACTGTAAAGACAAAAACTACGTTTGAATCTAGTTCTATTAAGGTAACACAAAATAAAATAGACAGAGATTCTATTATTCTTTATGCAAAACAATATCTGGGAACGCCTTATTTGTATGCAGGAAATGACCCGAAAAAAGGATTCGATTGTTCGGGTTTTGTAAATTATGTTTTTAAAAATTACGATATTACTTTACCAAGAAGTTCAAGTGGTTTTAAAAATTTAGGCACAAAATTATCTCCCGAAGATTTTAAAGTGGGAGATATTTTAGTTTTTTATGGCTACAAGAACAAAACAATTGTTGGTCATGTTGGGATTATTTGTGAAGCAAATGGCATGCATTCAAAATTTATTCACGCTTCTTCCGGAAAAGCCGGAAGCGTAACGATCAGCGATTTAGATTCTGATCATTATAGCAAACGTTATTATAAATGTATTGATGTTATTTCTAAATAG
- a CDS encoding SGNH/GDSL hydrolase family protein, with the protein MFLKKISLLILFLLISATSISQTKNNNFLYAGRVEKLQNNTVVLIGTASSVSFNFTGNECSISLQSVDSYEHHNYASIVLDGKFIGKLRIEKGAAQSFPIKVTAKKKVHLLEVYKNTEAQSGNILFAGTTAKLTTISAKKKKKIEFIGDSITCAAASDSVDCDKGEYMDHHNGYYAYGPRISREIGVDYLVSSVSGIGMYRNWNDENKDEAIMPDVYENLYLTKDPSKPKYDFAFQPNIISIALGTNDFSGGDGKKERLSFNQEKYVSNYINFIKMLYKHNPNAQIVITNSPMVGGDRAIVFEDCLNKVKAAFANDKSHKEILIFKFKSMTPKGCLGHPDVADHKVLADEYAPFLKKLLNEK; encoded by the coding sequence ATGTTTCTCAAAAAAATATCCCTTTTAATTTTGTTTTTGCTGATTTCGGCAACTAGTATTTCACAAACTAAAAACAATAATTTTCTTTACGCCGGTCGGGTTGAAAAACTCCAAAATAATACCGTTGTTTTAATTGGAACAGCTTCTTCTGTTTCTTTTAATTTTACAGGAAATGAATGTTCTATTTCACTTCAAAGCGTAGATTCTTATGAACATCATAATTATGCTTCAATAGTTTTAGACGGAAAATTTATTGGAAAATTAAGAATCGAAAAAGGTGCAGCACAATCTTTTCCGATAAAAGTTACCGCAAAGAAAAAAGTACATCTTTTAGAAGTTTATAAAAATACCGAAGCACAAAGCGGGAATATTTTATTTGCAGGAACTACAGCAAAACTGACTACAATTTCGGCAAAAAAGAAAAAGAAAATCGAATTTATTGGAGATTCGATTACTTGTGCAGCAGCGAGTGATTCAGTTGATTGTGATAAAGGCGAATATATGGATCATCATAATGGTTATTATGCTTATGGACCAAGAATTTCAAGAGAAATTGGCGTTGATTATTTAGTAAGTTCTGTTTCCGGAATTGGAATGTACCGCAACTGGAATGACGAAAACAAAGACGAAGCTATAATGCCGGATGTTTACGAGAATTTATATTTGACAAAAGATCCTTCAAAACCTAAATATGATTTTGCTTTTCAGCCAAATATTATCAGTATTGCGTTAGGAACCAATGATTTTTCGGGCGGAGATGGAAAAAAAGAACGTTTGTCTTTTAATCAAGAGAAATACGTTTCGAATTATATCAACTTTATCAAAATGTTATACAAGCACAATCCGAATGCGCAGATTGTAATCACAAATAGTCCAATGGTTGGCGGAGACAGAGCGATTGTTTTTGAAGATTGTCTGAACAAAGTAAAAGCTGCTTTCGCGAATGATAAATCACATAAAGAAATTCTGATTTTCAAGTTTAAATCTATGACGCCAAAAGGTTGTTTAGGACATCCTGATGTTGCAGATCATAAAGTTCTGGCAGATGAATATGCTCCATTTTTAAAAAAGTTACTAAATGAAAAATAA
- a CDS encoding sialate O-acetylesterase — protein MKNNIFKFVFILMISSTMMANVTLPNIFSDNMVLQRNSEVKIWGWGNPKEEIKLVSSWNNQEYKVVANNQAQWELHIKTPEAGGPYTISIKGYNEVVLKNIMIGEVWVCSGQSNMEMSASWGIDNGEEEMKNATNPNIRFFLVPKLTATSPQNNLLGNWTESTPETMKYFSAIGYFFAKRLREDLKNVPIGLISSNWGGTPAEIWIPEEVVQNDAVLLENAKKLNEQEYGPRQPGRAYNAMIYPFVGFKIAGTLWYQGESNVGSLVYDKTLSALITSWRKAWQDEFPFYFVQIAPYKTGSNNFSNVTVRNSQRKVLKEVPKTGMVLTSDISDTIDIHPKNKKSVGIRLANLALADIYKTNNNVVNGPLFKDLKIEKNKVIVSFDYSEGLYFKNKVSNQFEVAGTDGVFYPTEASIKNNQVVLTSKKVSNPVKVRFAWGNTTQSDLFNKVNLPASCFISE, from the coding sequence ATGAAAAATAATATATTTAAGTTTGTTTTCATTCTGATGATTTCCAGTACTATGATGGCAAACGTTACGCTTCCGAATATTTTTAGCGACAATATGGTTTTGCAACGCAACTCCGAAGTGAAGATTTGGGGTTGGGGAAATCCAAAGGAAGAAATCAAATTGGTTTCGAGTTGGAACAATCAGGAATATAAAGTAGTTGCAAACAATCAGGCGCAATGGGAACTTCATATCAAAACTCCCGAAGCCGGCGGTCCTTATACGATTTCTATAAAAGGATATAATGAAGTCGTTCTAAAAAATATTATGATTGGCGAAGTTTGGGTTTGTTCCGGACAATCTAATATGGAAATGTCTGCAAGCTGGGGAATCGATAATGGCGAAGAAGAAATGAAAAATGCGACGAATCCTAATATTCGGTTTTTCTTAGTTCCGAAATTAACCGCTACAAGTCCACAAAATAATTTACTTGGAAACTGGACAGAATCGACTCCGGAAACGATGAAATACTTTAGCGCAATTGGTTATTTCTTTGCTAAACGCTTACGCGAAGATTTAAAAAATGTACCAATTGGATTAATTTCTTCAAATTGGGGCGGAACTCCGGCTGAAATCTGGATTCCGGAAGAAGTGGTTCAGAATGATGCTGTTTTATTAGAAAATGCCAAAAAACTCAACGAACAAGAATATGGACCTCGCCAACCCGGACGTGCTTATAATGCTATGATTTATCCGTTTGTAGGTTTCAAGATTGCTGGAACGCTTTGGTATCAAGGCGAGTCTAATGTTGGTTCACTGGTTTATGACAAAACATTATCAGCTTTGATTACTTCGTGGAGAAAAGCCTGGCAAGACGAATTTCCTTTTTATTTCGTTCAGATTGCGCCTTATAAAACCGGAAGTAATAATTTTTCTAATGTAACGGTTAGAAACTCTCAAAGAAAAGTCCTGAAAGAAGTTCCAAAAACAGGAATGGTTCTGACAAGTGATATCTCGGATACTATAGATATTCATCCTAAAAATAAAAAGTCGGTTGGAATTCGTTTGGCAAATTTGGCTTTAGCCGATATTTACAAAACGAATAACAATGTGGTAAATGGACCACTTTTTAAAGATCTAAAAATAGAGAAAAACAAAGTAATAGTTTCGTTTGATTATTCAGAAGGGTTGTATTTTAAGAACAAAGTTTCAAATCAATTTGAAGTGGCTGGAACCGATGGAGTTTTCTATCCAACAGAAGCTTCAATAAAAAATAATCAGGTTGTTTTGACGAGTAAAAAAGTTTCAAATCCTGTAAAAGTGAGATTTGCGTGGGGGAATACAACGCAATCAGATTTGTTTAATAAAGTGAATTTGCCAGCTTCTTGTTTTATTTCTGAATAA